The Myxococcus virescens genomic sequence ACATGCCCGGGTACACCAGCGCGGTGTCGGCGGTGGGCATGTTGGGCGACGGCGAGATGAAGGGTAGCCCCGTCTCCGACCAGAACTGGCCGCGGCGCCAGCCTTCGCACGGCACCACCGTCAGCTCGCAGCCGAAGCCCTCCTGGGCGTTGAAGAGGCGGGCCAGCTCCCCCGCCGTCATGCCGTGGCGGTTGGGCAGCGCGTACAGGCCCACGAAGGAGCGGAAGCCCTCCCCCACCAGGTTGCCTTCCATCGCCACGCCGTTGAGCGGGTTCGGCCGGTCCAGCACGTAGAAGGGCACGCGGGCCTTCGCCGCGGCCTTCATGGCCAGCGCCATGGTGTAGACGTAGGTGTAGTAACGGCTGCCCACGTCCTGGATGTCGAAGACGAGCGCGTCCAGCCCCTGGAGTGACTCCTGCCGGGGCGACAGCGATTCGAAGGTGGAGCCGTAAAGGCTGTACACCGGCACGCCGGTGCGGCGGTCCTTCGCCTCGTCCACGGCGACCATGTACTGCGCCTCACCCCGGATGCCGTGCTCCGGGCCGAAGAGCGCAGCCAGCGTGACGCCGTCCGCGCCCGACAGCAGGTCCGCCAGATGGCGGAAGCGAGCATCCACGCTGGTGGGATTCACGATGGCGCCCACGCGCTTGCCCTTCAACGCGGAGAAGCCCTGCTCCACCCACACGTCCAGTCCCGTCTTCACCTTCGTCACGGCGTTCCCTTCCTCAGCCAGCCCCGAGGGCCGGCACATCAACGCTCCTTGAAGCCCTTGAGCGCACTGTCCGCGGCCGCCTTCGAGTCGCACTTGGAAATGCCGAACAGGCCCGTCCGCACCCCGTCATCGGGCCCACCGTCGGACTTCAGGTCCTCCAGCGCGCTCACCGCCCGCTTCAGCTGGAGCCGGCCTACCGTGGACGCCGCATCCGAGCGCACGTCGCATCGCGCATGCGACAGCATCTCGATGAGGCGGTCCTCCGCGGCGCGGCTGCCGGCCTTCACGGCCGTGGCGTAGACCTTCAGCGCGTCATCGGGCTTGCCCGTCGCTTCCGTCAGACGGCCCAGCAGGAAGTTGCGCCGCCCGGAGTCCTCCTCCTTCATGATGAGGGTCCGGGCGTCCTTGGCCAGCGCGGTCCGCTCCTCCTCCGGCGCCCGCTCCACCGCCTTGATGGCGCGCACCGTCTCGTCGCCACTGAACGTCAGCATCGCGACGCCCGCGAGCACGACGGCCGCGCCCACGCCCACCAGCATCCGGTGCTTCTGGACCTGCGGCGGAAGCGTCGCCATGCCGCGCGAAAAGAGCGAACCGCCCACCGTGCGCGCCTGCCGCCCGAGCTCCGCGGCCTGCTGGCCCAGCACCGTGGCACCCGCGGCCGCGCGTTGGCTGATGACCGCTGCGCCCGCCGCGGCCCGCTGCCCCAGCACGGACAGGTCCACCTGCGCCCCCGGTGACGAAGCCTCCGCCACGCGGGACAGGGCCAGGTTCCCGAAGGGCGGCATCGTTTCGGAGCCCGGCGTCTCGGCGATGACGCTGGCCGCGGGAGCCTCCACGCGGTACGGCGCCCGGGGCACGTGGAAGACGCGAATCTTCCCCGGGATGCCCTTCAGCTCGTAGGCGCCCACTTCCTTGGAAGGCACCTCGGCCTTGTTCATCGCCAGGTAGACGGCCTCGGTGAAGTACACCTCGCCCGCCTCGGCGATGCCCTCCACCCGGGCGGCGATGTTGACGGGCTCGCCGAAGATGTCGTTCCCGTCCAGCCGCACCTCGCCCACGTTGATGGCCACGCGGACGTGAATCTGCTCCGACACCTCCACCGTCCGGTTGTGGTGCCACAGCCGATCCTGGATGGCGATGCCGCTGAGCACCGCCTGGGTGGGCGATTCGAAGGTGACGAGGTACGCGTCACCGATGGACTTGACGATGCGCCCGCCAAACGCCTTGAACAGCGGCGCCAGCAGGGCCTCGTGGACCTGGAGCAGGCGCTGGTTCTCCTCCAGCGTCTGCCGGCTGGTCCGCTCGGTGAAGCCCTTGATGTCGGTGAAGACGATGGCGAGGTTGGCGGTCTTCAAAGCCCGCGCAGTGTATGCGCCACCGTCGATGGTGCAATCGCAACTGCGTACCGAATGACTGCTCGCTGTCAGCGACGTGATGGTTTGAGGTCACGCATACGCCGCTTCGGAGGGGCTTCCAGCGCCGCGCGGACCCGCTCCGCGAGCTGGGGCCGCCCCGTGCGCGCGTAGAAGTCGGCGAGCCGCCGGAGGACCAGCGGACTGGCCGGCTGGAAGCCCCGCGCCGCCAGCAGCTCCTTCTCCGCGTCCAGCAGGCGCTCCTGCTTCTCCAGCACCTCCGCCAGTTGGAGGCGCACCTGCACCCACTCCGGCTTCAGCCGCGCCAGGTAACGCAGGTGCAACTCCGCCTTGAGCAGGTCCCCCATGTCCAGCCAGAGCGTCCCGAGCCGGAAGCGGGCCTCCTCGTAGGAGGCGCGCAGCTGCACGGCCTGCTCGTACGCCTGGACGGCCTGCCGGCGATCATCCCGCTCCTCCCACAACAATCCCCGCAGGTACCAGGCGCGGGG encodes the following:
- a CDS encoding exo-beta-N-acetylmuramidase NamZ family protein, encoding MCRPSGLAEEGNAVTKVKTGLDVWVEQGFSALKGKRVGAIVNPTSVDARFRHLADLLSGADGVTLAALFGPEHGIRGEAQYMVAVDEAKDRRTGVPVYSLYGSTFESLSPRQESLQGLDALVFDIQDVGSRYYTYVYTMALAMKAAAKARVPFYVLDRPNPLNGVAMEGNLVGEGFRSFVGLYALPNRHGMTAGELARLFNAQEGFGCELTVVPCEGWRRGQFWSETGLPFISPSPNMPTADTALVYPGMCLGEGTNVSEGRGTCRPFEQFGAPWVDTDQLLARLAKEELPGVAFRAVGFTPTFDKYTGQSCNGAFIHVTDREAFQPLRTGVAIFQALHDIGPGSFDWRADAYEFVEDVPAFDLLCGTDQVRRGIEAGWPLERLLEGFSAQTETFARHRTSYLLYA
- a CDS encoding adenylate/guanylate cyclase domain-containing protein translates to MKTANLAIVFTDIKGFTERTSRQTLEENQRLLQVHEALLAPLFKAFGGRIVKSIGDAYLVTFESPTQAVLSGIAIQDRLWHHNRTVEVSEQIHVRVAINVGEVRLDGNDIFGEPVNIAARVEGIAEAGEVYFTEAVYLAMNKAEVPSKEVGAYELKGIPGKIRVFHVPRAPYRVEAPAASVIAETPGSETMPPFGNLALSRVAEASSPGAQVDLSVLGQRAAAGAAVISQRAAAGATVLGQQAAELGRQARTVGGSLFSRGMATLPPQVQKHRMLVGVGAAVVLAGVAMLTFSGDETVRAIKAVERAPEEERTALAKDARTLIMKEEDSGRRNFLLGRLTEATGKPDDALKVYATAVKAGSRAAEDRLIEMLSHARCDVRSDAASTVGRLQLKRAVSALEDLKSDGGPDDGVRTGLFGISKCDSKAAADSALKGFKER
- a CDS encoding tetratricopeptide repeat protein, whose product is MRWVILVALLAGATDAAEPSALTSASSRTVVSLPEALALEADGNDVAALAALEALVRAQPAWELPRLEMARLLLKTGGALEQAESHLNAALQQAPHNPRAWYLRGLLWEERDDRRQAVQAYEQAVQLRASYEEARFRLGTLWLDMGDLLKAELHLRYLARLKPEWVQVRLQLAEVLEKQERLLDAEKELLAARGFQPASPLVLRRLADFYARTGRPQLAERVRAALEAPPKRRMRDLKPSRR